One window from the genome of Jeotgalibaca sp. MA1X17-3 encodes:
- a CDS encoding DNA-directed RNA polymerase subunit beta — translation MKFDFKPIITTILWIALFLLLALVLFAIGLMIGYGGLGNGETMQVFQRETWEHILDFIR, via the coding sequence ATGAAGTTTGATTTTAAACCCATTATCACTACCATACTTTGGATTGCTCTTTTCTTGCTATTAGCTCTCGTGTTATTCGCAATCGGATTGATGATTGGGTATGGGGGATTAGGTAATGGAGAAACAATGCAAGTTTTTCAACGAGAAACATGGGAACATATCTTAGACTTTATACGTTGA